In the genome of Plasmodium yoelii strain 17X genome assembly, chromosome: 14, one region contains:
- a CDS encoding tRNA-splicing endonuclease, putative — translation MMIMKVIYEFKNENYELFFSEQNVDKNIIEMIDQNCNKCKYHEVECSKEINVDLLNFQQYNVLNTKKKKKKNKNKEENDTGKENKINGSITNKVSDENNYTEFLLKCKQYFEENGYIVKNDNLYGAEYLLYLTDKKYTHSIYIVYFIKENDILRDLIKILRISHSIKKNVILILERKTNSFNLHNNIVYVKLYSYK, via the coding sequence atgatgataatgaagGTTATATAcgaatttaaaaatgaaaactatgaattattttttagcgAACAAAATGTtgacaaaaatattattgagATGATCGATCAAAACTGTAATAAATGTAAGTATCATGAAGTGGAATGTAGTAAAGAAATAAACGTAGATTTGTTGAATTTCCAACAATATAATGTTttgaatacaaaaaaaaaaaaaaaaaaaaataaaaataaagaggAAAATGATACAGGAAaagaaaacaaaataaatggtAGCATTACAAACAAAGTTTCTGATGAAAATAACTATACAGAATTTCTTTTAAAATGTAAACAATATTTTGAGGAAAATGGGTATATagttaaaaatgataatttatatggagctgaatatttattatatttaacagataaaaaatatacacattCAATATACATTGTTTATTtcataaaagaaaatgatattttaagagatttgattaaaatattaagaaTTTCACatagtataaaaaaaaacgttATCCTAATTTTGGAAAGAAAGACTAACAGTTTTAATCTTCATAACAATATTGTTTATGTGAAGctttattcatataaataa